In Arthrobacter sp. QXT-31, one genomic interval encodes:
- a CDS encoding Tex family protein gives MPSPATAAGTKPKDTPAPRPGSQPDDHVSARIAEQIASELGVKAWQVRAAVELLDGGSTVPFIARYRKEATGTLDDGQLRELDERLRYLRELEDRRRAVLEAIAAQGKLTAELEAAVVAADTKSRLEDIYLPFKSKRRTKAQIAREAGLEPLADALLKRPELDPEREAAKYLNPDHAVDDAAAALAGARAILVERVAQDPDLAENLRERLWTQGRMVSRVKKGKESEGQKFADYFEFSQAPSGMPSHRVLALLRGEKDGVLELDLAEADPADDDALAAARSRYESAVARFLGVADRGRPADSWLLQTAQVAWRSRVLARLTADLRGRMFAAAEDEAVRVFAANLRDVLLAAPAGNRATLGLDPGLRTGVKVAVVDKTGKVVATDTVYPHAPARKWDEALATLTRLARQHAVELVAIGNGTASRETDKLAAELIKRLASAGDSGTGPGTGVAAPQKLVVSEAGASVYSASALAAAELPGMDVSLRGAVSIARRLQDPLAELVKIDPKSIGVGQYQHDVTASKLDRSLDAVVEDCVNAVGVDVNTASPALLSRVAGVGPLLSENIVKYRNEHGPFAKRSELKKVPRLGAKAFEQCAGFLRITGGAEPLDASSVHPEAYSVARKILTAAGAGRGSGGSGASGGAGGLAPLADAGRLNPADFVDGTFGLPTVRDIIAELEKPGRDPRPAFKAAAFSEGIEKISDLKPGMVLEGTVTNVAAFGAFVDVGVHQDGLVHVSALANRFVADPREVVKSGQVVRVKVLEADPERKRISLTLRLDDEPGSSGDRPVGGRQPGGRPAGGSQPGGRGGRDRDRGRDRDGGRAADGGRAAGHPAGADRDGGRNRTGDSGNASGKPGPRQGNDPGRSAGDRNSSRRQPKQSGQPAQADTAMAEALRRAGLGK, from the coding sequence GCCCCGGCCGGGCAGCCAGCCCGATGATCACGTGTCCGCCCGCATAGCCGAACAGATCGCTTCCGAGCTCGGGGTGAAGGCCTGGCAGGTTAGGGCGGCCGTGGAACTGCTCGACGGCGGGTCAACCGTTCCGTTCATCGCCCGCTACCGCAAGGAAGCCACCGGGACGCTCGACGACGGCCAGCTCCGCGAGCTCGACGAGCGGCTGCGCTACCTCCGCGAACTGGAGGACCGCCGTCGTGCTGTCCTGGAGGCAATTGCCGCGCAGGGGAAGCTGACCGCGGAACTCGAAGCCGCCGTCGTGGCCGCCGATACGAAGTCCCGGCTCGAGGACATCTACCTCCCCTTCAAGTCCAAGCGGCGCACCAAGGCGCAGATTGCGCGCGAGGCCGGGCTCGAACCGCTGGCAGACGCGCTGCTCAAGCGCCCGGAACTCGACCCCGAGCGCGAGGCGGCCAAGTACCTGAACCCGGACCACGCTGTCGACGATGCCGCTGCGGCGCTCGCCGGTGCGCGGGCCATCCTCGTGGAGCGCGTCGCCCAGGACCCGGATCTGGCGGAGAACCTGCGTGAACGGCTGTGGACGCAGGGCCGGATGGTGTCGCGGGTCAAGAAGGGCAAGGAGTCCGAGGGGCAGAAGTTCGCGGATTACTTCGAGTTTTCGCAGGCGCCGTCGGGGATGCCGTCGCACCGTGTCCTCGCTCTGTTGCGCGGGGAGAAGGACGGCGTGCTCGAGCTGGACCTCGCCGAAGCGGACCCGGCCGACGACGACGCACTTGCCGCCGCGCGCTCCCGGTACGAATCCGCCGTAGCCCGGTTCCTCGGGGTCGCCGACCGCGGCCGGCCCGCCGATTCCTGGCTGCTGCAAACCGCGCAGGTGGCGTGGCGCTCCCGGGTTCTTGCGCGGCTCACGGCTGACCTCCGTGGACGGATGTTCGCCGCCGCGGAAGACGAGGCCGTGCGCGTTTTTGCCGCCAACCTGCGGGACGTGCTGCTGGCAGCGCCCGCCGGAAACCGCGCCACGCTGGGCCTCGACCCCGGGCTGCGGACCGGCGTGAAGGTGGCCGTGGTCGATAAAACCGGCAAGGTGGTGGCCACGGACACGGTCTATCCGCATGCCCCGGCGCGCAAGTGGGACGAAGCGCTGGCGACGCTGACCCGGCTGGCGCGGCAGCACGCCGTCGAACTCGTGGCCATCGGCAACGGGACGGCGTCGCGCGAAACGGACAAGCTGGCGGCCGAACTGATTAAGCGGCTTGCCTCCGCTGGTGACTCCGGCACGGGCCCGGGTACCGGTGTGGCGGCGCCGCAGAAGCTGGTGGTGTCCGAGGCGGGTGCATCCGTGTACTCGGCATCCGCTCTTGCCGCCGCCGAACTCCCGGGGATGGATGTCTCGCTGCGCGGTGCGGTGTCCATCGCCCGAAGGCTGCAGGACCCGCTGGCAGAGCTGGTGAAGATCGATCCGAAGTCGATCGGCGTGGGCCAGTACCAGCACGACGTCACGGCATCGAAGCTCGACCGAAGCCTGGATGCCGTGGTGGAGGACTGCGTGAACGCCGTGGGCGTGGACGTGAACACGGCCTCGCCGGCGCTGCTGAGCCGGGTGGCGGGCGTCGGGCCGCTGCTGAGCGAGAACATCGTGAAGTACCGCAACGAGCACGGGCCGTTCGCCAAACGCAGCGAGCTGAAGAAGGTGCCCCGGCTGGGTGCCAAGGCGTTTGAACAGTGTGCCGGCTTCCTGCGGATCACCGGGGGAGCGGAGCCGCTCGACGCCTCCAGCGTTCACCCGGAGGCCTACTCTGTGGCGCGGAAGATCCTGACGGCGGCCGGTGCCGGGCGTGGTTCTGGTGGTTCGGGGGCTTCGGGAGGGGCGGGCGGGCTAGCTCCGCTGGCCGACGCCGGCCGGCTGAACCCTGCCGATTTCGTGGACGGAACCTTCGGGCTTCCGACGGTGCGCGACATCATCGCCGAGCTGGAGAAGCCGGGACGCGATCCTCGCCCGGCGTTCAAGGCGGCGGCGTTCTCTGAGGGCATCGAGAAGATCTCCGACCTGAAGCCTGGAATGGTCCTCGAGGGAACCGTCACCAATGTGGCCGCGTTCGGCGCGTTCGTGGACGTCGGGGTCCACCAGGACGGGCTGGTCCACGTGTCGGCCCTCGCCAACCGGTTCGTCGCCGATCCGCGCGAGGTGGTCAAGTCCGGACAGGTGGTCAGGGTGAAGGTGCTGGAGGCTGATCCGGAGCGGAAACGCATTTCGCTCACGCTCAGGCTCGACGACGAACCCGGGTCGTCCGGTGATCGGCCGGTTGGGGGCAGGCAGCCTGGGGGACGGCCGGCTGGGGGATCGCAGCCTGGGGGACGGGGCGGCCGGGACCGTGACCGTGGCAGGGACCGCGACGGGGGCCGCGCCGCCGATGGGGGCCGCGCCGCCGGCCACCCGGCAGGCGCCGACCGCGACGGCGGCCGGAACCGGACGGGCGATTCTGGCAATGCCAGCGGAAAGCCCGGACCGCGCCAGGGGAATGATCCGGGCCGCTCGGCGGGCGACCGGAACAGCAGCCGGCGGCAGCCGAAGCAGTCCGGCCAGCCAGCCCAAGCTGATACCGCCATGGCCGAAGCTCTGCGGCGGGCCGGCCTGGGCAAGTAG